The Colletotrichum destructivum chromosome 8, complete sequence genome includes the window ATGCGGAGAGGACGGACCTTCGGGGAGCCACTtggccgtcgatgtcggTGCTGACGCAGGGAGCACCCGCTCGTTCGCAGTTGGAGCAGGCGGGTATGTTCTGGTCGCACCGTTGTTTGCGGGACCGGCATCGTGTGCAAGCAGTCACGTTTGTTCTCCGGACGTTGGACCGTCGGCTTTCGTGCTCCCGGGATGCCATGATCCGTCATTTAAACGTTCGTTTGTCTACGGGTTGCAACCGACCTGCGTCTGCTCAAAGTTTCATATGGGATGGAACAAAGACTCGGTGGACAAGAGCAACGCAGGATGCGGTTACAAGGGGATATCTATCAGCTCGTTGAAAAATAAGAATAAAACCCCTAGAAAAGGCAAGGTTCAGCCCCAGTCGTAAGGCTTTGTAATCCTCGGTGTGTATTAAACGGAGGTGATCCGGCACGGATGCATGGTCTTCTGTAAATCCCGCATCTGGTGGTTCCGCAACTCTACTGGTTTTCCAGCCAATCGCGTTGCTTCATTGCATCTCGCAATAGCTTCGACTTTGGTCCATCATACAGTCTTGACAGTATATTTGCTTGTTCAAATCGAAAAGCAATGAAACGTTTTCACACGATAAACCCAACGTGTTGTTCCGATATCGATTGAGCATTATTATACGTCAACTGAAGACAAATCCCCCCCAGTCCTGAAAGATCCAGTACTCCATGCGTCACAGCCAGCGCCACGCTCCGGACCTTCTCCAAATGCAACATCTCCAAATCCGCGAAAGAAATCAATGGGCTGATAAAATTTACAATCTCAGAAAAGCCCCGTGTCCCTGGACAAATCTCAGTTGATGCCCAGCATGGACGACTTCCGCCGCTCCGGCCGCTCCTCGAGCTGCCTGCGGTATGCGTCCAGCTCCATCGTCGCCCAGACGAGCGCGATCTTGCCCTTGTCGAAGCGGTACATGCAGTGCTCGTGGAACTTGACAGCCTTGCCGTTCGGCCGCGCGCCGGCGAACTCGGCCACCGGCGTGCCCGTGATCTGCAGCCTCGCGGCGACCTGctgcgtctcgtcgtcgacgagcagctcCTGGATCTCGAAGCGCAGACCCGAAATGGCCTCCCGgctgccctcgacgccgcgccGGTACTCTTCGAGCGACATGACGCGGTCGTTGTGCCGCACCTCACGCCGGCAGCAGCGCGGGAActcggcggccgtggtgCCGTGGTTGACGCTCGCGATGTACCGGCGGTagacggcggccaggtcgacggGCTCCTGCGGCGTGCTGCGCGTGAGGAAGCGCGgcgtgacggcggcctcgggcgtcTGCAGGCGGATGCCGTCGTTGTCCTGCAGCGTGAGCATGCGGGCGATCTTGCCCTGGGCGTCGAACCAGACGAAGCACTGCTCGTCAAACTCGTACGTCGTGCCGGGCTTGTCGACGAACAtcatggcgtcggcgagggcgacgcggTTGATGTAGcgcacggcgacggcgcgggcctTCTTGTCGACGAGCAAGGTGTCGATCTTGATGCGGAAGCTGGAGAGGGCCTCGACGCGCGAGCGCAGCCGGTCGATGTGCTCCTCGCGGGTCTGGGTGCGGTTGTTGCGCTCAAGGGTGTCGGCGAGGTGGTTGCCGATGACGTCGAACCGGCGGTTGTTGAGGCAGTCGAGGTACTCGCGCAGGCGGGCGCCAATGTCGACCTGGATTCccttgccgtcgccgttccACCGCTTCGAAGACGGGCTCCTGCTCTTGCGTCGGGGCTCGCcggcagtggtggtggtggtggcggcggcggaggtaTCATGAGGTTTGAGCTCTTGGGCGAGGCCGGGGAACTCGGAGGCCTTGTGGTTAGGGGACTCGGGTGGCGGCGTGAGCATGCTCTCGTGGGAGAAGCATGGCGCCTCGTATTCCTCCATGGTCACCGTGGACATCTTCATGGTACCTTGCGGCGTGGTTGTGAGAGCGGTTTGGTATGTGTGACAATCGACTGTGACGAGAGCATGTGTTTCCTGGGGGTGCAAGATGTTCAAAGTGCACGAGGAGAGTGGTAAGAAAGGATGGCGATGCGAGCTAGATTGTATTATTTACTGAGCGTTGAAACGAAAGCTTGCTGCGGCGCGGAATGTGTTTTATAGAAGAGCTCCGAGTGACAGCGTgcataggtaggtaggtagcttCTGCTTGTCGGTCATCGGGTGCAGATCGCAGATCGGCTTTTGATTAAGGGGAATGGATTACTTCAACATGATTGCACTGGcactgggggggggggggaaacaaGCGAACGGAGCAAAAGCTCAGCAAATGTCCGGATACATAGATACCCTAGATACCCAAGGCGTGACAGTGACAGCCCAGGTCAGCCCAACAGgccaccacgccgccgccgccgccgacgccaacggcatcgGGGCGTGACCATGAGCACAGCTGGTGGTGACATGGGATACACGCAAAGCCTAGGTAGCCACAAGCAAGGGgcagcaggggggggggaagaaaataaaaataaaagaaGCGACGGCAGGGTGAAGATCTTTCTCAGCAGTTCCAAAGGCGCCCAGAACGCCACGCCCTCACGCGGGCATGACGTACAGATCCCCGCATTTTTCTCGCACTCTGGACATGCTCATCATTCCTTTGGTGGTGGCAAGGCGGGCGACACATagccaggggggggggatggatggatggatggacggacggacggatTCTGCAGAAATAAATCCATTTTTCTTTTCGTTTCTGCCAAGTCGTGGGCCGCGCGGACCAACAGAACAGCATtctccatcccatcccatccctccgTCCTCCCCATCAAATTAACCCCCAAAAACTCAAACATTCCCATCACGATCAACAGGAGAAAAAGGTCCGCCAAACTCCCTCCCTCGTCGAGTTCTCGTCGGAGACACAGAGCTCCATCACCCCGCACGGCCAGTTGGGGGGGCGGCGTCTCTCGTATCGATGGCAGGGGGGTGACCAGACCGACCCCGCGTTCACCATCGGCTTTGGCTGTTCATCATGCCCCGTCACTGACTGGCGTCAGACATTGGAGAAAAACCGCCACTGACACTTGCACTAAACAAAACTTCCTCCATCGGCAATGGAAGTACAGACACACTACGTACATATGAACACTGAATCAAGCTCAACAAAAATATTGACAGGCCGTTGAATCAATCACAccacttcctcccccccgccccaCTCCATCCTCGATTGCCGGGAAGCCGAACGCACGGCCCCGCCCGCGTCGGATAGTGGATCCTCCCCCGTCCCGGGTTTCCCTTAGCAGGTGAATGGAGCCGGTCCCGGGTTCGTGtagctcgtcggcgtcggccagtACAGCTGGAACAGGATCCCCGGGTCCGTCGACTTGTACGCCCCGGGAAACGACACGAGGCCTGTCGGGATGGT containing:
- a CDS encoding Putative polyketide cyclase SnoaL, NTF2-like domain superfamily; this translates as MKMSTVTMEEYEAPCFSHESMLTPPPESPNHKASEFPGLAQELKPHDTSAAATTTTTAGEPRRKSRSPSSKRWNGDGKGIQVDIGARLREYLDCLNNRRFDVIGNHLADTLERNNRTQTREEHIDRLRSRVEALSSFRIKIDTLLVDKKARAVAVRYINRVALADAMMFVDKPGTTYEFDEQCFVWFDAQGKIARMLTLQDNDGIRLQTPEAAVTPRFLTRSTPQEPVDLAAVYRRYIASVNHGTTAAEFPRCCRREVRHNDRVMSLEEYRRGVEGSREAISGLRFEIQELLVDDETQQVAARLQITGTPVAEFAGARPNGKAVKFHEHCMYRFDKGKIALVWATMELDAYRRQLEERPERRKSSMLGIN